GTGGTTAGTTGTTACGCGTGAATTGTCTCCCTGTTTATGCTAACGCCTTGATCCTCATAAAGAAACTGGAAGAACTGCAAAAGAGTATCGGCACCAAAGACGAATGGCTCCTTACACACCGAGTCGACCTGCACAGTACTTTGCGAAAGGCTGCCACCGGAAATACATTCGCAGGTAGCATCAAAATCCACACCGCGAGCAAGGTGGTTAAAGCAGTATGTACATGCTTGAGGATGCAAGAGACTGTTTCAGTTTGACTGACTGATAATCTCAAGGACGCAGAGACAGCTGAGATTACTTTAGCAGACGGAGTCAAACACAAAGGAGACCTGCTGATTGGAGCAGATGGCGTCCATGTGAGCTTGTTATCAGCTATGGCCGTCAAGAACTTGACTAATGCTGTTACAGTCCAAAGTTGTTTCCGCCGTCGCGGGCAGCCCGCCTGTGCGTATTAGTACGAAGCAAAACACATTCCGATTCCTGGTACCCATCGACAAGCTCATGGCCAATCCCATTACTGGACCATTTTTCGGAAAACTTGGTTTTGATTGCCAACATGTCTTTACCACAAGGGATCGTAGAATGGTGGTTTATCCATGCCGGAATGCCAAACTCCTTAATATCGTCGCTATGCACCCGGCTGAGGATGCTGGTCTGGATTCTGAATCCTCATGGCTGGCTGGCGGAAGAGTGCAAGACTTACTTGATGTCTATAAAGAATTCGGACCTGAGCTTATCGAGATGTGTAGGATTGGCGAAGACCTGAAGCTGTGGAGCTTGGCTACCAGAGATCCCCCTACCAAGTTCTACAAGGGCAGAACTGTGCTGCTGGGTGATGCAGCTCATCCTATGCTCCCGCGTACGTTTAATTATACCTTCTATCATGAAGAGGAACTAACAGTGATTCAGACCAAGGGCAAGGTGGAGCGCAATCGTTCGAGGATGCCGCAGCTCTCGGGGTCTTGTTCCCTGCCGACACGACATTGGACGATGTACCTCAGCGACTGGAACTTTACAACAAGCTCCGCTATCCGCGGTCTGTGACTGTCATGTTCATGTCAAAGATCAATGATGAGAGGCGTGGCGAGATGATGGACGATCTTCGCAAATTTGTCCCCGATGCTGAACTGCCTCCCAATATCTTCCCCTATTTGTGGAATAACTTTGTGCTTGATGATGCGCAAAAGGCTCTTGCAGCAGCGGCTTGATTAGTAGCGGTGTGTGTGGAACAAGGAAAACGGCTCATAGCAAACTGAATCAATGGTGTCATTCGCAGAATCGTATAGTTTTAAATTTTACGCAATGATTACAAGCCCTTGAATCTCAACCAAAGGTCTTAGATGCAAGATTGTATTGTTGCATAGTCCATCAACATTGCTACGTAATATTTCACTCCCATTTGCAGCATCTACGAAGACGGGCAATCGTCATGTCGCTACATGTTCTCGTAAAACCACAACTACAGTAATCACCATACATGCCACTACCGGGGAAGTCCCA
This DNA window, taken from Fusarium fujikuroi IMI 58289 draft genome, chromosome FFUJ_chr11, encodes the following:
- a CDS encoding related to salicylate 1-monooxygenase; protein product: MPLKVIIAGAGLGGLGAAIAMARAGHNVEVFEQSRFLNEIGAAIHIAPNATRVLKSWDIDFTELQAVLCNAIKIYDHTGKLIFVPVKLEELQKSIGTKDEWLLTHRVDLHSTLRKAATGNTFAGSIKIHTASKVVKADAETAEITLADGVKHKGDLLIGADGVHSKVVSAVAGSPPVRISTKQNTFRFLVPIDKLMANPITGPFFGKLGFDCQHVFTTRDRRMVVYPCRNAKLLNIVAMHPAEDAGLDSESSWLAGGRVQDLLDVYKEFGPELIEMCRIGEDLKLWSLATRDPPTKFYKGRTVLLGDAAHPMLPHQGQGGAQSFEDAAALGVLFPADTTLDDVPQRLELYNKLRYPRSVTVMFMSKINDERRGEMMDDLRKFVPDAELPPNIFPYLWNNFVLDDAQKALAAAA